In a genomic window of Desulfomicrobium macestii:
- a CDS encoding PAS domain-containing sensor histidine kinase: MNLSEYYNTVMELSHGIVITLDEDGRIIHGNSRFEALSGYEIGDIAGLDWFELCVDAKRVDSSRAIFAGIVEAGTLAFMKGSLMARDGRKIYIDWNMKPLFDSRHSLVSVLCVGQDVTAHVLRQHELLYEHGRLVALNKELSCLHAMNRIVSNMDSELPDILREILAIIPPSFQYPQSTGVRLLLDGEVIISGKFTPDASCRLEQDVLVQKVKRGHLSVSLSGSAEDGTKFAFLPTESELLGALAKHVGWIIAKREALSTKRNLERQLQHADRLAKIGQFAAGVAHELNEPLANILGFAQLAEQTPGLPAQVMKDLDNIIKAALHSREVIKKLMIFGRQVPLRKTLIDLNQIIRDSLYFIEMSASRGKVEVRMNLAEGLPTIMADPQHLKQVIVNLVVNGIHAMPGGGVLTIETLSFKDDVYLLVSDIGVGMTPEVMRQIFNPFFTTKDVDQGTGLGLAVVHGIVHAHGGIIEVESEPGRGTRFEITFPCSRSVRETNSAIDDK, from the coding sequence ATGAATCTTTCCGAATATTACAATACCGTCATGGAACTCAGCCACGGCATCGTCATCACCCTGGACGAGGACGGGCGGATCATCCATGGAAATTCGCGCTTCGAGGCGCTTTCCGGCTACGAGATCGGCGATATCGCAGGTCTGGACTGGTTTGAGCTTTGCGTCGATGCCAAGCGGGTGGACTCCTCCCGGGCGATTTTCGCCGGGATTGTCGAGGCTGGGACCCTGGCGTTCATGAAAGGCTCGCTCATGGCCAGGGATGGCCGCAAGATTTATATCGACTGGAACATGAAGCCCCTGTTCGATTCCCGGCACAGTCTGGTCAGCGTCCTCTGCGTCGGCCAGGACGTTACGGCCCATGTGCTGCGTCAGCATGAACTGCTGTACGAACATGGGCGGCTGGTGGCCCTGAACAAGGAGCTGTCCTGCCTGCATGCCATGAACCGCATTGTCTCGAACATGGACAGCGAGCTGCCGGACATTCTGCGCGAGATATTGGCCATCATCCCTCCCTCGTTCCAGTACCCCCAGTCCACCGGCGTGCGCCTGCTGCTCGACGGCGAGGTGATCATCAGCGGAAAGTTCACGCCCGACGCCTCGTGTCGCCTGGAGCAGGACGTGCTCGTGCAGAAGGTAAAGCGCGGACACCTGAGTGTCAGCCTGTCGGGGAGCGCCGAGGATGGGACCAAGTTCGCCTTTCTGCCCACGGAGTCCGAACTGCTCGGGGCCCTGGCCAAGCATGTGGGCTGGATCATCGCCAAGCGCGAGGCCCTGTCGACCAAAAGGAACCTCGAACGACAGCTGCAGCATGCAGACCGGCTGGCCAAGATCGGCCAGTTCGCGGCTGGCGTGGCGCATGAACTGAACGAGCCCCTGGCCAACATCCTGGGTTTTGCGCAGCTGGCCGAACAGACTCCGGGCCTTCCGGCGCAGGTCATGAAGGATCTGGACAACATCATAAAAGCGGCCCTGCACAGCCGCGAGGTGATCAAGAAGCTGATGATCTTCGGCCGCCAGGTACCGCTGCGGAAAACCCTGATCGATTTGAATCAGATCATCCGCGATTCCCTGTATTTCATCGAGATGAGCGCGTCCCGAGGCAAGGTCGAGGTGCGCATGAACCTGGCCGAAGGATTGCCGACGATCATGGCCGACCCGCAGCATTTGAAGCAGGTCATCGTCAATCTGGTGGTCAACGGCATCCACGCCATGCCGGGGGGAGGGGTCTTGACCATAGAAACCCTGTCGTTCAAGGATGACGTCTATCTTCTGGTCAGCGACATCGGAGTGGGCATGACCCCGGAAGTCATGCGCCAGATTTTCAATCCGTTCTTCACCACCAAGGACGTGGACCAGGGAACGGGCCTCGGCCTTGCGGTGGTGCATGGAATTGTTCATGCGCACGGAGGGATCATCGAAGTTGAAAGCGAACCGGGCCGGGGCACGCGTTTCGAGATCACTTTTCCATGCAGCCGGAGCGTGCGCGAAACCAATTCGGCCATCGACGACAAATAA